From Wolbachia endosymbiont (group A) of Longitarsus flavicornis, the proteins below share one genomic window:
- the hemC gene encoding hydroxymethylbilane synthase has product MLVKIGTRGSSLAVAQALEAKQKLLDSFPNLSIEIVKIKTSGDKYANANLAEIGGKGLFIKEIEAELLENNIDMAVHSLKDVPAFFSGGLTIPCVLERLSPCDAFISHKHNSLETLPQQATIATSSIRRKVQLLNVRPDLNIISLRGNVTTRLQNQSFDGIILAEAGLIRLEKHHLITEVLPPKVMLSAVGQGAICIQCRRNDVKIIDLLEKINNNMSFIRVKSERSFMKTVNGSCFTPLAALAEYVSKNMLHLRCMLADGKNIYFTERTSFIEDAEKMGMDAGLELKSKCL; this is encoded by the coding sequence ATGCTAGTCAAAATAGGCACCAGAGGAAGCAGCCTTGCAGTTGCCCAGGCTTTGGAAGCAAAACAAAAGTTGCTGGACTCTTTTCCTAACTTATCTATTGAAATTGTTAAGATAAAAACTTCTGGAGATAAGTATGCAAACGCAAATCTTGCTGAAATAGGAGGCAAAGGATTATTCATTAAAGAAATTGAGGCTGAATTGCTCGAAAATAATATAGACATGGCAGTTCACTCGCTAAAGGATGTACCTGCATTTTTCTCAGGGGGTTTAACAATTCCTTGTGTTTTAGAAAGGCTAAGTCCATGCGATGCGTTTATTTCTCATAAACACAATAGCCTTGAGACTTTGCCACAGCAGGCTACTATTGCCACTTCTTCAATAAGAAGAAAAGTTCAGTTGTTAAATGTTAGACCAGATTTAAATATAATATCGCTACGTGGAAATGTAACAACCAGATTGCAAAATCAAAGTTTTGATGGAATAATTTTAGCTGAAGCAGGACTCATAAGATTAGAAAAACATCACTTAATTACAGAGGTATTGCCACCAAAAGTTATGTTAAGTGCAGTGGGACAGGGAGCGATTTGTATTCAATGTAGAAGGAATGATGTAAAAATTATCGATCTTTTAGAGAAAATTAATAATAATATGTCTTTTATAAGAGTGAAATCAGAGCGCAGTTTTATGAAGACAGTGAATGGTTCGTGTTTCACACCACTTGCAGCTTTGGCTGAATATGTGAGCAAAAATATGCTACACCTTCGTTGTATGTTGGCAGATGGAAAAAATATATACTTCACTGAGCGCACTTCATTTATAGAAGATGCGGAGAAAATGGGTATGGATGCAGGGTTAGAGTTGAAATCAAAATGCTTATAA
- the murB gene encoding UDP-N-acetylmuramate dehydrogenase — protein sequence MLISLPKVRGVYRYDILMSKATWLNVGGRADILFKPRDIEDLTCLIKNTELPINVIGATSNIIVRDSGIRGITVKLGKEFAYIKSKGNNSIVAGGAALLRNLAYFAGEQQISGLEFLVGIPGTVGGGIEMNAGAYGNDIASVVQSIKAVNLEDGNLYEFSSEEMGYFYRGHSLKGNWIFVEAEFKGVNSEYELILQRLKEVIERKNKSQPIRGKTAGCIFKNPKNYRAWELIDKSGCLGLNIGGARISQKHCNFLLNYDNATASDLENLGNRVKDAVKDKFNIELEWEIRVLGSY from the coding sequence ATGCTTATAAGCTTACCTAAAGTACGTGGAGTCTATCGTTATGACATCTTAATGTCTAAAGCAACGTGGTTAAATGTCGGTGGACGAGCTGATATATTATTTAAACCACGTGATATTGAAGATTTAACATGCTTGATTAAAAACACTGAGTTGCCAATTAACGTTATCGGTGCAACATCCAACATAATAGTGCGAGATAGTGGCATTCGAGGAATAACAGTAAAATTAGGTAAGGAGTTTGCATATATTAAAAGTAAGGGTAACAACTCTATTGTTGCAGGTGGTGCTGCGCTGCTCAGGAACCTTGCTTACTTTGCAGGAGAGCAACAAATTAGTGGACTCGAGTTTCTAGTTGGAATTCCAGGAACAGTTGGTGGCGGAATAGAAATGAATGCAGGTGCATATGGTAATGATATCGCAAGCGTTGTACAATCCATAAAAGCAGTGAATCTAGAGGATGGAAACCTATATGAGTTCTCCAGCGAAGAAATGGGGTATTTTTACCGTGGACATAGCCTAAAAGGAAATTGGATTTTTGTTGAAGCTGAGTTTAAAGGAGTAAACTCAGAGTATGAGCTTATACTGCAAAGGTTAAAGGAAGTTATTGAGAGGAAAAATAAAAGCCAGCCAATAAGAGGAAAAACTGCTGGGTGCATATTCAAAAATCCAAAAAACTACCGAGCATGGGAGTTAATTGATAAATCTGGCTGCCTAGGGCTGAATATTGGTGGAGCTAGAATCTCTCAGAAACATTGTAACTTCTTGCTCAATTACGATAATGCAACTGCATCTGACTTGGAAAACCTTGGCAACAGAGTAAAAGATGCAGTGAAGGATAAATTTAATATTGAACTTGAGTGGGAGATAAGGGTTTTGGGTAGCTATTAG
- a CDS encoding dicarboxylate/amino acid:cation symporter — protein MHKFAILFSILLAIVAYYLNNEIIFEIAKLFSDIFISLLKLISLPLVFLSIVSTISGLKDSIEIKVLVKKTLFYTLLTTIIAAFVALSFYLLIDPARKNFISNTIGSINSNNHSYFSYLKSLIPSNFVQVFLENNMIGSILIAFLMGGAIVSLSKEKQDILYQVFSALFDTLLKIAQGLLKFIPLAVWSFITCFLHELKGGSEFYNLLWYFVCIMSANFVQAFLILPLFMWYKGISPIQTLKGVMPALTLAFFSKSSSATLPTTIECVQNKLKVPKKLSSFILPICTTINMNACAAFILITVIFVAEMNGYAFSLSEMLIWIFLATGAAIGNAGVPMGCYFMATSYLVSMNVPLHIMGLILPIYTIIDMFETAINVWSDICITQIINKECNSET, from the coding sequence ATGCACAAGTTTGCAATACTCTTTTCTATACTGCTTGCAATAGTTGCTTACTACCTAAACAATGAAATCATATTTGAAATAGCAAAGCTATTTAGTGATATCTTTATCAGCTTGCTCAAATTAATAAGCTTACCTCTGGTTTTTTTATCCATAGTTTCCACAATTTCCGGGCTCAAAGACTCAATTGAAATCAAAGTCTTAGTTAAGAAAACACTATTTTATACTCTGCTTACAACTATTATAGCTGCGTTTGTTGCATTATCGTTTTATTTGTTAATAGATCCAGCAAGAAAAAATTTCATAAGTAATACAATAGGGAGTATTAACAGCAATAACCACAGTTATTTTTCATATTTAAAATCACTCATTCCTTCTAATTTTGTGCAAGTTTTTCTTGAAAATAATATGATTGGTAGCATATTAATCGCTTTTTTGATGGGAGGAGCTATTGTTTCACTTTCAAAAGAAAAGCAGGATATATTATATCAAGTATTCTCTGCACTTTTTGATACGTTACTTAAAATTGCTCAAGGATTATTAAAATTTATTCCGCTTGCTGTTTGGTCTTTTATTACATGTTTTTTGCATGAATTAAAAGGCGGTAGTGAGTTCTACAATCTTTTATGGTATTTTGTTTGCATAATGTCTGCAAATTTTGTGCAGGCATTTCTGATTTTACCGCTATTTATGTGGTATAAAGGCATATCACCAATTCAAACGCTGAAAGGGGTTATGCCAGCACTCACACTTGCGTTTTTTTCTAAATCATCCAGTGCAACATTGCCAACAACTATAGAATGTGTGCAGAACAAGCTAAAGGTGCCAAAGAAATTATCGTCTTTTATTTTACCAATATGCACAACAATTAACATGAATGCATGTGCTGCATTTATACTAATCACTGTAATATTTGTTGCAGAAATGAACGGATACGCATTTTCCTTGAGCGAAATGTTGATATGGATTTTTTTAGCTACAGGGGCTGCAATTGGTAACGCTGGAGTGCCTATGGGATGCTATTTTATGGCAACCAGTTATCTCGTATCGATGAATGTTCCTCTGCATATTATGGGACTGATTTTGCCTATTTACACGATCATTGATATGTTTGAAACTGCAATAAATGTGTGGTCTGATATTTGTATCACTCAGATAATTAATAAAGAATGTAATAGTGAAACTTAA
- the pyrE gene encoding orotate phosphoribosyltransferase, which produces MILDENNLIIKEFKEAEAILHGHFVLSSGLHSDTYIQCAKIFENPSRAMKVCALLADKIKKELNSSIDLILSPAIGGIIVGYEIGRQLGIKTMFCERVNGKFELRRGFKIKKGEKILLIEDVITTGKSSLEAVECAEGKGGKVVAEASLIKRNSETKLPFPVISLIELNIKNYSEEELPSELKQLPITKPGSREYLTK; this is translated from the coding sequence ATGATATTAGACGAAAATAACCTAATAATAAAAGAATTTAAAGAAGCAGAGGCAATTTTGCATGGGCATTTTGTTTTATCATCCGGACTGCATAGTGACACATACATACAGTGTGCGAAGATTTTTGAAAATCCAAGCAGAGCCATGAAAGTTTGCGCATTATTAGCAGATAAAATAAAAAAAGAATTAAATAGCTCCATAGATTTAATATTATCTCCTGCAATTGGTGGAATAATCGTGGGTTATGAGATTGGTAGGCAGCTTGGAATAAAGACAATGTTTTGCGAGCGCGTTAATGGCAAGTTTGAATTACGCCGTGGATTTAAGATCAAAAAGGGTGAGAAAATATTACTTATCGAGGATGTAATAACCACAGGCAAATCTTCACTTGAAGCAGTGGAATGTGCAGAAGGGAAAGGAGGTAAAGTTGTTGCTGAAGCTTCTTTGATAAAGAGAAATAGTGAAACAAAACTGCCTTTTCCCGTCATATCTTTGATTGAACTGAACATCAAAAATTACAGCGAGGAAGAACTTCCAAGTGAATTAAAACAACTACCCATAACAAAACCTGGGAGTAGAGAATATTTAACAAAGTAA
- the typA gene encoding translational GTPase TypA gives MNEFKSIRNIAIIAHVDHGKTTLLDNMLKQSGTFRENQEVQERVMDSGDQERERGITILAKCTSIMWGDEKINIIDTPGHADFGGEVERVLCMADGVLLLVDAAEGPMPQTKFVLSKALKANLKPIVIINKVDRPDSRIDEVLNEIYELFFNLDATNEQLDFPVLYASGRNGWCAKELSDERKDLSPLFSTVIDYIKPSVYDQNAPFAMLVTLLESDKFLGRILTGKVYQGVAKVNSDLKVLDLDGKVIERGRLTKLLSFSGLKRIPVEQAVAGDIIAIAGLEEASVSDTIAAPEVTTAVSSTPVDPPTMAITLSVNDSPFAGQEGTKLTSTAIKDRLYAEAETNVAITVTLAPSGEAFEVGGRGELQLGVLIENMRREGFELSVSRPRVLFKEEDGKKLEPIEEVVIDVDDEYSGIIMEKLSFRKGEVTDMRPSGNGRTRLTFLVPSRGLIGYQGEFLTDSRGTGIINRLFHSYASHRGLISGRRNGVLISTDKGEAVAYAIFNLQDRGIMFIKPQDKVYCGMVVGQHSRDNDLEINVLKGKQLTNVRASGSDEAIKLTPPKIMTLEDMIAYIDDDELVEVTPKSIRLRKKFLYPNERKRAGRAKNKE, from the coding sequence ATGAACGAATTTAAATCGATCCGAAATATAGCAATAATCGCACACGTTGACCACGGTAAAACTACTTTACTTGATAACATGTTAAAACAAAGTGGCACGTTCCGCGAGAATCAAGAAGTTCAAGAACGAGTGATGGATAGTGGCGACCAAGAACGTGAACGCGGAATTACAATACTTGCAAAGTGCACATCAATAATGTGGGGCGATGAAAAGATCAATATTATTGATACGCCAGGGCACGCGGACTTTGGTGGAGAAGTAGAAAGGGTATTATGCATGGCAGATGGTGTGTTGCTGCTGGTTGACGCTGCAGAAGGTCCAATGCCACAAACAAAATTTGTGCTCTCAAAAGCACTAAAAGCAAATTTGAAGCCAATTGTGATAATCAATAAGGTCGACCGACCAGACAGCAGAATTGATGAAGTACTAAATGAAATATATGAGTTATTTTTTAACCTTGATGCAACCAACGAGCAGCTAGATTTTCCAGTGTTGTATGCTTCAGGTAGAAATGGCTGGTGTGCTAAGGAGCTTTCTGATGAAAGGAAAGATTTAAGCCCATTATTTTCAACGGTTATAGATTATATAAAACCTTCTGTTTATGATCAAAATGCCCCTTTTGCTATGTTGGTCACTCTACTTGAGTCTGATAAGTTTCTTGGCAGAATATTGACAGGAAAGGTTTATCAGGGCGTTGCAAAAGTCAATTCAGATCTTAAGGTGCTTGACCTCGATGGTAAAGTAATTGAACGAGGAAGATTAACTAAATTGCTCTCATTTTCTGGCTTGAAACGTATTCCAGTAGAACAAGCTGTGGCGGGAGACATAATTGCAATTGCAGGACTTGAGGAAGCTTCGGTTTCAGATACTATAGCAGCACCAGAAGTTACAACTGCAGTAAGCTCAACTCCAGTTGATCCGCCGACAATGGCGATTACTCTGAGCGTTAATGATTCACCTTTTGCTGGGCAAGAAGGTACAAAGCTTACTTCAACTGCTATAAAGGATCGTTTATATGCGGAAGCAGAAACAAATGTTGCAATTACTGTGACTTTGGCACCAAGCGGTGAAGCATTTGAAGTAGGTGGACGCGGTGAGTTGCAGCTTGGAGTGTTAATTGAAAATATGAGAAGGGAGGGTTTTGAGCTTTCGGTATCACGCCCTCGAGTGCTATTCAAAGAGGAGGATGGCAAAAAACTTGAACCTATAGAGGAAGTAGTAATTGATGTAGATGATGAATATAGTGGAATCATCATGGAAAAACTCAGCTTCCGAAAAGGTGAAGTGACTGACATGAGACCTTCTGGTAATGGCAGGACAAGATTAACGTTTTTAGTGCCATCAAGAGGATTAATTGGTTATCAAGGAGAGTTTTTAACTGATTCTCGGGGCACAGGCATAATTAACCGTTTATTTCACAGTTATGCTTCGCATAGAGGTCTAATTTCTGGAAGGCGCAATGGAGTTTTAATTTCTACAGATAAGGGTGAGGCTGTGGCATATGCAATTTTCAATTTGCAAGACAGGGGAATTATGTTTATTAAACCACAGGATAAGGTATATTGTGGCATGGTTGTCGGCCAGCATAGCCGTGACAATGATTTGGAGATAAATGTGCTAAAAGGTAAACAATTAACCAATGTAAGAGCTTCAGGTAGTGATGAAGCCATAAAACTCACTCCTCCAAAGATAATGACACTGGAGGATATGATAGCGTATATAGACGATGATGAATTGGTGGAAGTAACTCCAAAATCTATACGTTTACGCAAGAAATTCCTTTATCCAAATGAACGTAAGCGTGCAGGAAGGGCGAAGAATAAGGAGTAG
- the ltrA gene encoding group II intron reverse transcriptase/maturase has protein sequence MNKTKSFDIPKQLICRAYKQVSKNKGAAGVDEVSITKFEENLKDNLYKLWNRMSSGSYFPEPVKAVAIPKDTGGQRILCVPSVFDRIGQTAAAMYLEPLVEPKFHEDSYGYRPNKSALDAVDTARKRCWRYDWTIDLDISGFFDNLDHGLALQAIKKHTDCKWVILYVERWMKAPIQQADGSKVVRDKGVPQGGSVSPIISNIFMHHVFDIWMKKNYPTVPFERYVDDAIVHCRTEKQAEFVKVMIEERLAEYKLKLHPEKTQIVYCKDDNRSGEFPKQSFNFLGYTFRPRLARNKIGKYFVSFLPAISNKAKKKITTTIRSWKMLRNTHITLEEISGKVNPIVRGWYQYYGKFYRTEVYKSLKNIERHLEKWVKRKYKRLRSHGRLARQFLGKVRKRSPDIFYHWTLGLGQKAE, from the coding sequence ATGAATAAAACAAAGTCTTTTGATATACCAAAGCAACTTATTTGTAGGGCTTATAAACAAGTATCGAAAAATAAAGGTGCGGCTGGTGTGGATGAGGTTTCGATAACAAAGTTTGAAGAAAATCTAAAAGATAATCTGTACAAACTATGGAATAGGATGTCATCCGGAAGTTATTTTCCAGAGCCGGTAAAAGCTGTTGCGATACCAAAAGATACAGGAGGGCAAAGAATTTTATGTGTTCCTTCAGTATTCGACAGGATAGGGCAAACGGCTGCTGCTATGTATCTAGAGCCGCTGGTAGAACCAAAATTTCATGAGGATTCATATGGTTATAGACCAAATAAGTCTGCACTGGATGCGGTAGATACAGCTCGTAAAAGATGCTGGAGGTACGATTGGACGATAGATCTTGATATATCTGGATTTTTCGACAATTTGGACCACGGCTTGGCATTGCAAGCTATCAAAAAGCACACAGACTGCAAATGGGTCATACTGTATGTTGAGAGGTGGATGAAAGCCCCCATTCAGCAAGCAGATGGCAGTAAGGTAGTTAGGGATAAAGGAGTTCCGCAAGGAGGTTCAGTTAGCCCAATCATCTCTAATATATTCATGCATCATGTGTTTGATATATGGATGAAAAAGAACTACCCGACAGTACCATTTGAGAGGTATGTGGATGATGCGATAGTGCACTGCAGAACAGAGAAACAGGCAGAGTTTGTGAAAGTAATGATCGAAGAAAGATTGGCTGAGTATAAGTTGAAATTGCATCCTGAAAAGACACAGATAGTGTACTGTAAGGATGACAATAGGAGTGGTGAATTTCCTAAACAAAGTTTTAATTTTCTGGGTTACACATTCAGACCCAGGTTAGCAAGAAATAAAATAGGGAAGTATTTTGTTTCATTTCTTCCAGCAATTAGCAACAAGGCCAAGAAAAAGATTACTACAACCATAAGGTCATGGAAAATGCTACGAAATACGCATATAACATTAGAGGAGATATCAGGAAAAGTAAATCCAATAGTCAGAGGCTGGTATCAGTACTATGGCAAATTTTACAGAACTGAAGTATACAAATCTCTAAAGAATATAGAGCGGCATCTAGAAAAGTGGGTGAAAAGGAAATATAAGAGACTCAGGAGTCACGGAAGACTAGCAAGACAATTTCTAGGAAAGGTGAGAAAGAGGTCTCCGGATATTTTCTATCACTGGACACTAGGGTTAGGCCAAAAGGCTGAATAA
- a CDS encoding Mrp/NBP35 family ATP-binding protein translates to MINKEIVRENLKKVIEQKSGKDVIALGIISSIIIKGWDIGFALEVAGDTQANEELRRNCEQAVKAIPGVTKVIVVATCQKQTGQQKAKLHIEGVKNIIIVASGKGGVGKSTVALNLALSLAKLKHKVALVDADIYGPSIPKMLGAEKLKPEIQGGKAIPIERYGLHTISIGYFVDKDRAAIWRGPMITKALYNLLMGTRWSDIEYLIVDTPPGTGDVHLSLMENFNLTGAIIISTPQELSLIDARKIYDMLKKLSVPVIGIVENMSYFTQSGSKIYIFGKDGAKKMSEELGIKLLGRIPLDPQICHASDCGNPLMLSEDLAEIYEGIAKDVIAKVA, encoded by the coding sequence ATGATCAACAAAGAAATTGTAAGAGAGAACTTAAAAAAAGTCATAGAGCAAAAAAGCGGTAAAGATGTGATCGCTCTTGGCATAATATCCTCAATCATTATTAAAGGCTGGGACATTGGTTTTGCGCTTGAAGTTGCCGGTGACACGCAAGCAAACGAAGAATTAAGAAGAAATTGTGAGCAAGCTGTTAAAGCTATACCGGGGGTGACAAAAGTGATCGTGGTTGCTACTTGTCAAAAACAAACTGGGCAACAAAAAGCTAAATTACATATCGAAGGAGTGAAAAATATAATTATTGTGGCCTCTGGTAAAGGAGGCGTAGGTAAATCCACAGTTGCGCTAAATCTTGCTCTCTCATTAGCAAAGTTAAAACACAAAGTTGCGCTGGTTGATGCAGATATATATGGTCCTTCAATTCCTAAAATGCTTGGCGCCGAAAAATTAAAGCCAGAAATACAGGGTGGAAAAGCAATACCTATAGAAAGGTATGGACTACATACTATTTCAATCGGCTATTTTGTTGACAAGGATCGTGCAGCAATATGGCGCGGACCTATGATCACAAAAGCACTTTATAATCTGCTAATGGGAACAAGGTGGTCTGATATAGAATATTTGATAGTTGATACACCACCTGGAACTGGCGATGTGCATTTAAGTCTTATGGAAAATTTTAACTTAACCGGGGCGATAATAATTTCAACTCCACAGGAGCTCTCTTTAATCGATGCTCGCAAAATTTATGATATGCTTAAAAAGCTCAGCGTACCGGTTATTGGCATTGTAGAAAATATGAGCTATTTTACTCAAAGCGGCTCAAAAATATACATATTTGGAAAAGACGGCGCAAAAAAAATGTCTGAGGAGCTGGGCATCAAACTCCTAGGCAGAATTCCTCTAGATCCACAAATATGTCATGCTTCTGATTGTGGAAATCCTTTAATGCTAAGTGAAGATTTGGCAGAGATTTATGAAGGTATTGCTAAAGATGTTATAGCTAAAGTGGCTTAG
- the ubiH gene encoding 2-octaprenyl-6-methoxyphenyl hydroxylase, with protein MNYDVIISGGGLLGLITAIGLSCDSVSVAVIEKNSLPRVIDDNRAFAISQGSKKILEKLGIWQFLEGEAEPILDICILDAVTVHYNHKMVSEEPMGYVINNATIWNAINNNFLNKLNIYSPHSYKTIACDSGYVEVILDNNQELISSLLICAEGKNSKLPELFSIPMIKFDYKQSSIVFNVKHELHHQNLAVERFFPGGPFAILPMKGGYTSSIVWTEKSEISKMLMDLSEEEFIIELKKRFGSYLGEIKLEGERKLYPLSFAFAKKLYKGRVLLIGDAAHSIHPVAGQGLNLGIRDVESVIKHVVAAKAAGIDVGSSYLLKKISRNRYFDNFTMALATDGLNRIFSNRIFCAKALRNLGLIAVENSNSLKKSFIRHAMGFI; from the coding sequence ATGAATTATGATGTAATCATTTCAGGTGGTGGATTACTTGGTCTTATTACCGCTATTGGCCTTAGTTGTGACTCTGTGTCTGTAGCTGTGATTGAAAAAAATAGTCTACCACGTGTAATTGATGATAATCGAGCATTTGCTATTTCTCAAGGCTCGAAAAAAATATTGGAAAAATTAGGGATTTGGCAGTTCTTAGAAGGTGAAGCTGAACCGATACTTGATATATGCATATTAGATGCGGTTACTGTGCATTACAATCATAAAATGGTTAGCGAAGAGCCAATGGGTTATGTTATTAACAATGCTACTATATGGAATGCAATCAACAATAATTTTCTGAATAAACTAAATATATACTCTCCACATTCCTATAAAACAATTGCTTGTGATTCAGGATATGTGGAAGTTATTCTTGATAATAACCAGGAATTAATATCATCGCTACTTATCTGCGCTGAAGGCAAAAACTCTAAATTACCAGAGTTATTTTCTATACCGATGATAAAATTTGACTATAAACAAAGTAGCATAGTATTTAATGTAAAGCATGAACTGCATCACCAAAACTTAGCTGTAGAGCGTTTTTTCCCTGGCGGTCCATTTGCAATTCTACCGATGAAGGGTGGCTATACTTCTTCGATAGTTTGGACAGAAAAATCTGAAATTTCAAAAATGCTAATGGATCTGTCTGAAGAAGAATTTATTATAGAGCTTAAAAAAAGATTTGGTTCTTATTTAGGAGAGATAAAATTAGAGGGTGAAAGAAAACTTTATCCTTTAAGTTTTGCTTTCGCAAAAAAGTTATATAAGGGTAGAGTTTTGCTTATCGGCGATGCAGCACATTCAATTCATCCAGTTGCAGGTCAAGGGCTTAATCTTGGAATTAGAGATGTAGAAAGTGTTATAAAGCACGTAGTTGCCGCAAAAGCGGCTGGTATTGATGTTGGCAGTAGTTATTTATTAAAGAAAATTTCACGTAATAGATACTTTGATAATTTTACAATGGCGCTTGCAACTGATGGATTAAATAGGATATTTTCCAACAGAATATTCTGCGCTAAAGCACTAAGAAATCTTGGCTTGATTGCAGTTGAAAATTCAAATTCTCTCAAAAAAAGCTTCATTCGGCATGCTATGGGATTTATATAA
- a CDS encoding gamma-glutamyl-gamma-aminobutyrate hydrolase family protein (Members of this family of hydrolases with an active site Cys residue belong to MEROPS family C26.) has product MYKCYSRTFNILLIIVLLLSNITYAGVSEKPASQHVTRKEEPASTALTAENAVNNDVVVGLLKTEEAHEFGLSQNIYEMFNNFGVKTVLIDYNKIISLEKIQAESLNLAKQDETLAKKLTLDRIKVEVAKFVKEHKINRIFIPDNLHSAPTPYRQLFTEAIVKIVDDNPAIHLLGICGGLQGIMNAKGIEVVSVADLVSDEEKQRSHLESAPDPHKDYAPLQQIKIVPNSRLAELVAKFLIPNENGWFSTYFPDAHSGAVSNTPENRRKLELLGYKVAAFSSDGVIEAIEDKHGNIYFQCHPEALVVKSYKNLYLSNHKERQVSTLVAIAIINDFLYRT; this is encoded by the coding sequence ATGTATAAATGTTATAGTAGAACATTTAATATCTTATTAATTATAGTTCTATTATTAAGCAACATTACTTATGCTGGCGTTAGTGAAAAACCGGCATCTCAACATGTAACCAGAAAAGAAGAACCAGCGTCAACTGCCTTGACGGCGGAAAATGCAGTAAATAATGACGTAGTTGTTGGTTTGTTGAAAACGGAAGAAGCACATGAGTTTGGGCTATCTCAAAATATTTACGAGATGTTTAATAACTTTGGGGTTAAGACTGTACTAATTGATTATAATAAGATAATTAGCCTTGAAAAAATTCAGGCAGAGTCACTTAATCTCGCAAAACAAGATGAAACATTGGCAAAGAAGCTAACATTAGACCGAATAAAAGTTGAAGTTGCAAAGTTTGTTAAAGAGCACAAAATAAATAGAATATTTATTCCGGATAATTTACACTCAGCACCCACTCCTTATCGCCAGCTTTTTACTGAAGCAATTGTAAAAATAGTTGATGATAACCCTGCAATTCATTTACTTGGCATATGTGGTGGTTTGCAAGGCATAATGAATGCAAAGGGAATTGAAGTAGTGAGTGTGGCAGATCTTGTGAGCGATGAAGAGAAGCAAAGATCTCATTTAGAATCAGCACCTGATCCACATAAAGATTATGCACCTCTCCAGCAGATAAAGATCGTTCCAAACAGCCGTTTAGCGGAATTAGTAGCTAAATTCTTAATACCTAATGAAAATGGCTGGTTTTCAACATATTTTCCAGATGCTCATTCAGGGGCAGTAAGTAATACACCAGAAAATAGAAGAAAATTGGAGTTACTTGGATATAAAGTTGCAGCATTTTCCAGTGATGGGGTAATAGAGGCAATTGAAGATAAGCACGGTAATATTTACTTTCAATGTCATCCAGAAGCCCTTGTTGTAAAATCATATAAAAACCTCTATTTATCAAATCACAAGGAACGTCAAGTGTCTACACTAGTTGCTATAGCGATTATAAATGATTTTCTTTATCGTACTTAA
- the coaD gene encoding pantetheine-phosphate adenylyltransferase → MNINNRIGIYPGTFDPITFGHLDIIKRACKLVDKLIIGVAENVNKHTAFDTKLRTSMAENEIKGLGIDADVISFNGLLVKFAKEQNASVIIRGLRAVSDFDYEFQMSWVNYKLLPEIETIFLPASEDTQFISSSFVKEIARLGEDVSKFVSKGVQNELINLNRIKNGE, encoded by the coding sequence ATGAACATTAATAACAGAATAGGAATCTACCCTGGCACATTTGACCCTATAACTTTTGGGCATCTTGACATAATCAAAAGAGCGTGTAAACTAGTCGATAAATTAATAATAGGAGTTGCAGAAAACGTTAATAAGCATACTGCCTTTGACACAAAGCTACGCACAAGCATGGCTGAAAATGAAATCAAAGGGCTAGGAATTGATGCAGATGTTATATCTTTTAATGGGTTGCTAGTGAAGTTTGCCAAAGAGCAGAATGCTTCTGTTATTATTAGAGGATTAAGAGCAGTGTCAGATTTTGATTACGAGTTTCAAATGAGTTGGGTAAATTATAAACTTCTTCCTGAAATCGAAACCATATTTCTTCCCGCTTCTGAAGATACTCAATTTATCTCATCAAGTTTTGTAAAGGAAATAGCAAGATTAGGAGAAGATGTTAGCAAATTTGTATCAAAAGGCGTTCAAAACGAATTGATTAACCTGAATAGGATAAAAAATGGAGAATAG
- a CDS encoding zinc-finger domain-containing protein, which yields MSKVRVNNRKVCCHGDENDEGSGHPLIYLDMGEEEEIACPYCEKTFVHDCTVEAVGELTRDDL from the coding sequence ATGTCAAAAGTGAGGGTTAATAATAGAAAAGTTTGTTGTCATGGTGATGAAAATGATGAGGGTTCCGGCCATCCATTAATATATTTAGATATGGGAGAAGAAGAGGAAATAGCCTGCCCTTACTGTGAAAAGACGTTTGTCCATGACTGTACTGTAGAAGCGGTTGGGGAGCTGACTAGGGATGATCTCTAA